GTCGGTCTTTGCCGAGATTCCTCGGCTACTGGAACGCACCGGCATGGGCGCCACCGGCTCGATCACCGCGCTCTACACCGTGCTGGCCGAGGACGACAGCGGCAGCGACCCGATCGCGGAAGAAGTGCGAGGCATCCTGGACGGCCACATGATCCTGTCGCGCAAGATCGCCGCGCGCAACCAGTATCCGGCCATCGATGTGCTGGGCAGCTTGAGCCGGGTGATGTCGCAGATCGTGCCGGCCCCGCATCAGAAGGCCAACGGCACCTTGCGCAAGCTGATGGCCAAGTACGACGAGATGGACATGCTGATCCAGATGGGCGAGTACAAGCCCGGCAACGACGCACTGGCCGACGAGGCGGTGCGCAAGCATGCCGCCATCCGCGAGTTCCTGAACCAGGCCACCAGCGACCTGCGTCCGTTCGAGCAGACCGTGGCCGAGCTGCAGGCCTTGGTCGACGGATGATGGACCTGCGCTCGCTGAAGACACTGCTGTGGGTCAAGCGCCGCCGACTGGAACCGCTGGAGCAGCAGGTGCAGGCGGCCGCCGCGCACCTGGCGGCCACGCAGCAGGCCCATGACGCGGCGGTGCACCAGCACGCCCTGAGCGTGGCCAATGAAGCGACGTGCGCGGCCAAGATCCAATCCCTGGGCAGCGACGGTGGCTTCCGGCCCGATGAAGCGGTCACCTTGACGTTGGTGCTGCAAGGCCTGTCGGATCTGGTCCGCCAGGCCGCCGAGGCGGAGCAGGCCGCCGCCGCGCAGGTCGTGCAGGCCCAGGCGCGACTGGTGGCGGCGCGGCAGGCGCTGCAGCGCGCTGAGCGGCAGATCGAGCAGTTGGAGGATCGCCGGCAACAGCGGCTCAAGCAGATCGATCAGGAAGGCGAAGACACCCAGGACGAAGAGAGCGAGGAAGCGGCCGTCGCCCGCAAGGTGGCACAGCGGCGTGAACAAGCGGCCTTCGCGGAGCAGCACGCATGAACGACATGTTCTCCAGCTTCTCGGCGGTGATGGGCGCGGGCGCCGTGCTCAAGGACGCCGTGATGCTGCTGGCGGTCTGCCTGCTGCGGGTCTACGCCATCTTCCTGGTGCTGCCGGCCACCACCGACCAAAGCCTGCAGGGCAATGTGCGCAACGGCGTGTGCCTGTGCCTGGCGATCTTCATCGCCTGGGGCCAGCCGGCCAGCCTGGTGCACAACGTGGACATGGTCCAACTGGCGATCATCCTGGGCAAGGAGGCGCTGATCGGGCTGATGCTGGGGTTCGCCGCCTCCACCGTGTTCTGGGTGGCCGAAGGTGTGGGCGTGCTGATCGACAACCAGGCGGGCTACAACAACGTCCAGCAGACCAACCCGCTGAGCGGTGAGCAGAGCACGCCGGTGGGCAACCTGCTGTCGCAGCTGGCCATCGCGGGCTTCTACCTGCTGGGCGGCATGATGGTGCTGACCGGGCTGCTGTTCGATTCCTTCAACTGGTGGCCGATCGGCAGCCTGACGCCGGCGTGGTCCAACATCCTGGAGGACTTCATCCGCGTCCAGACCGGGAACTACCTGGAGATGATGGTCAAGATCGCCGCGCCCGCGATGCTGGTGCTGACGCTGATCGACCTGGGCTTCGGCATCCTGTCCAAGTCCGCAGAGAAGCTGGAGCCCAACAACCTGGCGCAGCCGATCAAGGGCGCGGTCGCGATCGCGATGCTGTCGCTGCTGGTGGTGGTGTTCTTCGAACAGGTCCGGCCGGCGCTGGCGCTGCAGACGCTGTCTAGCGAGATGGCGCAATGGAGCCGGGCGGGGAGGCAGGAGCAGGCTGCAGAACCCCGCGGAGCGACGGGATCGTCGCCGGCTGCGTCAGGGGTGGACGCGGGGCGGTGAGCGGCAGATTCCGATAAGCTATCGACGGTTTACTCGTGTCGGGGCGCGCCGATCTAGGGCGCATCGGGCCTTCCTAGGCGGCGTCGGCTGTCTCCCGAGAACACGTTAGGCGGCTAAGGAGACTGCATGAGCCGATCCAAACGCGTTCAGTTCAGGCAGCCCATTTCTTACCCCTGGCCGCGTACTCCACGGCAAGGTCATAAACGTTGTCGCACTTCTGCTTAAACGTCGTGCGGTCGTAGCTGTCGGGCAGGTCGACGTCCAGTACACGCTCAATCTCTGCCCGCACCTGCTTCTGCGTCTGTGCGCTCTGGTGCCAGTTCTGGATCAGCACTCTGGGCTGTTGCTCCACGAGGCGCTTCAGCAGATGCTTGGCTGCGAGCTTAACGCGCTGGGTCTCATCCTGCGTCAGTGACTCCTTCTTGAGCAGGTCGAACAGCTCCAGCTCGTCCTCGGTCAGGCCCTCGCGGATGTGCCGTTCGGCCTCTTGCTTGAGCTCCTGGGCATAGGCAGTCAGCTCGTCGTAGTAGTTCTCGGTAGACGTGGCGCCGGAGTTGTAGGCGTCGATCACCCGCTGCAGTCGCTGGATGAAGTCCGTACGCGTGCTGTTTTGAGCCAGCATCTCGGCCAACTTGCGCTGTAGGAAGGCCTGCAGGTCGGCAATCTGGATGTTCTTGAACGGCGCACGCTTGAACTCCTCGCGCAGCTTCTCGACATTCACTGTGCTCAAGTTCCAGGCCTTGCCGCGCTGCACAATCTTGTACTGTGCCTCGAACTCCTTGGCCGAGAAGGCCTCGACGTTGTCCACCACCACGCTGGCGTCCAGGAGCGCCTCGATGCGCTGCACCGCGCAGTCGATGTCAGCCCCCTCGACGATGCTGTCCATTACGCCGCGCAGATACTGGAAGGCCGACACCACACGGCTCAGCTTGCGGCCGAGCACCTCGGGCTTGCAGGCCTCGTAGAGCGAGGAAATCGTGTTCTCGTAGACGTTGAAGGATTTGCGCTGCTCGTCACTTGCCAGAAGCGTGTCTGCAAAGCCGTTGAACTGGCCTAGCTTGGTGAACACGTCACCACGTTCCAGCGCCTCGTGCAGTGGAACGCCCTGGACGTGGCAGTACGCCAAGCCCTGGTCGATGGCTTCGTCCAGCAGAGTGAACAAATGGCTCTTGTCTCGCACCGGCAGCTCGTCATCCTCCGGGCCTGCGGCGTAGTCGCGCAAGGCCCTCTTCATGCGGCGGAAGACGTTGTAGTAATCCACGATCTCGCCATGCCGCTTGACCACGCCCAGGATCTCATGGCCGCTGACCCGGTTAGCCCGCGCGATGGTCTGCATCAGCGTGTGGCCCTGCATGGGCTTGTCCAGGTACAGCGTGCTCACCGTCGGCGCGTCGAAGCCCGTCAGCCACATCGCGCAGACGAACACCAGTTGCAACGGGTGCTCCGGGTCCTTGAAGTTGAACTCGATGTCGTGGCTGTGCTCATCTAGCGCGTTCATACGCTGCCGGTGCGGCTTGATGTCCAAGCCCTTCTTGGCGAACTTTTCGTCCTCGCCGGCCTCTTCGCTGACGATCACTGCCATCTGCACCGCGCCCATCCAGGCCTTGAGCTGCTTCAAGCGCTGGCGCTCCACGTCGTTGGTCGTCGCGGTGATACGGCCGTTCAGCGCCTTGATCTCGGCTTTCCACAACGTCTGCACTTTGTCGAACATCGTCACGGCGGTGAACTTGTCCACCGAGATAACGATGCCCTTGCCCAGGTAGCCGCGGCGGGGGAAGTGATAGACGATGTCGCGCGCAATCGTGTCCAATCGATCCTCGCGTTTGACGACCTCCATCTCCTGCGCAAAGCGCTTCTCCAGCTTCTCCTGCGCCTCGCCGTCCAGGTTTTCGTCTTCCAGGATCGCAGCGAACTCTTCGCTCAGATCGTCGTTCTGGATCAACACCTCCGGCACGCGCTTCTCGTAGAACAGCGGCACGGTGGCGCCGTCCTCCACGCTCTGCTGGAAGTT
The Roseateles amylovorans genome window above contains:
- the sctT gene encoding type III secretion system export apparatus subunit SctT — encoded protein: MNDMFSSFSAVMGAGAVLKDAVMLLAVCLLRVYAIFLVLPATTDQSLQGNVRNGVCLCLAIFIAWGQPASLVHNVDMVQLAIILGKEALIGLMLGFAASTVFWVAEGVGVLIDNQAGYNNVQQTNPLSGEQSTPVGNLLSQLAIAGFYLLGGMMVLTGLLFDSFNWWPIGSLTPAWSNILEDFIRVQTGNYLEMMVKIAAPAMLVLTLIDLGFGILSKSAEKLEPNNLAQPIKGAVAIAMLSLLVVVFFEQVRPALALQTLSSEMAQWSRAGRQEQAAEPRGATGSSPAASGVDAGR
- a CDS encoding type I restriction endonuclease subunit R is translated as MAAAKNFISEDDIERALLQRLQHLCGFNALNCFTTQPDDLKDGSGRADKREVILADRVRAALERLNPQAPAHAVDHALAQLVQPRTAMSLVAANREMDALIRDGVPVTYKPEIGPQAGQMVTERLKVIDFEAPDPRTGRNHYLAVSQLWVRGEHGYRRPDVLLYVNGLPLVFIELKNSNVKLRAAFDDNLTTYKAEIPQLFTANALCLLSNGIETRLGSITAQWEHFFTWLRVDDEKEKLDRPAIAAQGLSVERAVLGLLMPERLLDYVENFCVFYRETQKIIAQNHQFIGVNNAFEQFKHRRELGGKLGVFWHTQGSGKSFSMVFYTRKIFRKLTGNFTFLVVTDRDDLDGQIYRNFLHTGVVAPKDDVRPKGSAQLREMLGKNKRVVFTLIQKFRFEKGRDYPQLSERDDIVVIVDEAHRTQYAGLAENMRAGLPNANFLAFTGTPLLGQERKTNAWFGDYVSEYNFQQSVEDGATVPLFYEKRVPEVLIQNDDLSEEFAAILEDENLDGEAQEKLEKRFAQEMEVVKREDRLDTIARDIVYHFPRRGYLGKGIVISVDKFTAVTMFDKVQTLWKAEIKALNGRITATTNDVERQRLKQLKAWMGAVQMAVIVSEEAGEDEKFAKKGLDIKPHRQRMNALDEHSHDIEFNFKDPEHPLQLVFVCAMWLTGFDAPTVSTLYLDKPMQGHTLMQTIARANRVSGHEILGVVKRHGEIVDYYNVFRRMKRALRDYAAGPEDDELPVRDKSHLFTLLDEAIDQGLAYCHVQGVPLHEALERGDVFTKLGQFNGFADTLLASDEQRKSFNVYENTISSLYEACKPEVLGRKLSRVVSAFQYLRGVMDSIVEGADIDCAVQRIEALLDASVVVDNVEAFSAKEFEAQYKIVQRGKAWNLSTVNVEKLREEFKRAPFKNIQIADLQAFLQRKLAEMLAQNSTRTDFIQRLQRVIDAYNSGATSTENYYDELTAYAQELKQEAERHIREGLTEDELELFDLLKKESLTQDETQRVKLAAKHLLKRLVEQQPRVLIQNWHQSAQTQKQVRAEIERVLDVDLPDSYDRTTFKQKCDNVYDLAVEYAARGKKWAA